DNA sequence from the Phoenix dactylifera cultivar Barhee BC4 chromosome 13, palm_55x_up_171113_PBpolish2nd_filt_p, whole genome shotgun sequence genome:
ATCTTTCAACATAACAACTATGATCGAGCCTAGGCTTGAAATTTGATCCATTAAATAAACCTAGCTTGGGTTTACATCGGCCTTGGCAAAACTAGATatctatataatatatatatagaatataatatatattataatataaaattacaTATTCATCCTTCTCGCCCTCCTCTCCATTCTCTCCCTTCTCGCCCATGAGCTCTTGCACCACTCCATTCATGCCATCGCTGACTTCGAGAGCGTTAACACCGACGACTTTGATGATGCTAATGATGGCTCCGCCCACTCTCTCCTCCCctacctccctctcctctctactTCTCACCatgccctagatggtcgagaataTTTGAATCTTTGGGGAGAGCAGTCCACCGCCAAGGATAGTTCTGGAAAGAGCTCGGGCGCAAGCTGCTGAGATGATCTACACGGGTCCTTCTAGAGAGCCCGTGACAGCTCGGGGCGCCTAGGATTCTACCTCTTATTTTGTAACATCTTGGACGGTATTTGTTACTTGACAGTCCTTATCTTCGAGTTTTTTTTAAGGTCAATTCTGATGAATATGCAATGGAGCGGGCTTTATGATAAGAGGCCTAGACTCCAAACTTGTGATAGTTGACTGGTGCCCGATATTCAACATCTCACTCAGTTTCTAGAGCAGAGTTAAGGGTAGCATGGGTCGGTCTCTATTTGCCCAACATATTTTGAGAGCCAATGCCATTTTGATGAAAGATGGCTCGGTCACAGTGATTGGCTAGATTTAGAGAAGTGCGAGGGAGGTATACAACCATCTTTTGTCTTTGGGATATCTCTAGTTTAACAAGAGGTATGTTTATTGAGGGGGAGCAtggattgttttttttatttttatggctGGTCATCGAAGTGGAGTTTTCTGTACGGACGAGGCATGGATGCTGGGCTTTTTTTAATCAAtcgttttcttattttcttcgaTTGTATTCATGCAAGACGTAGTCTGAATTATCCGTTTTAGTAaaagtataaaaaaaaatcctatcaGTCAGACTCAGAGATCTAGTGCTTCTCAGTTCTTATTTATTCTCGAGTCTCTGCGTTCTTCTCCTCCGAAGATGGCGGCTTTGCATGCGAACGTGCGGTCCTTCAAAACCCTAGACCTCTATCCGAAGCGATCCGCACCTCCGCGGACTTGGGCACGCTTCCGCTGCTCCGCCACCGCGCCGCCGCGGCCCAGGAGCTACAGCGTCACCCTCCTCCCCGGCGACGGCATCGGGCCCGAGGTCGTCTCCATCGCCAAGGACGTCCTCTCCGTCGCTGGCTCCCATGAAGGTCAAACCTCCCAAAAACCTTAGAAAAATCCCTCCTTgccttagggtttagggtttcgaCGGTCCCAGATCTCAGAAAGTCGGCTCCTTTCATCCTTTGGCGTTTTCTGGATGGCAGGAATCGAGTTTAGATTCCGGGAGATGCCGGTCGGCGGCGCGGCGATCGACTCGATTGGTGTTCCGCTGCCGGAGGAGACTCTCGCCGCTGCTAAGGAGTCGGACGCGGTTCTTTTGGGAGCCATTGGAGGGTCAGTGTTGCTTTGTTTTCCCCTATTAATGAGCCTTTTATCAGATCAATGGCCTAGGTTAAATTCCTTTCGGTTTCTTCCccatttttcctttttgtttctaTAATGGGAATTGTTGGAGTATTATAGGTACAAATGGGATGGGAATGAGAAGCATCTGAAGCCCGAAACTGGGTTGCTGCAGCTACGGGCAGGGCTTGGTGTTTTTGCGAACTTAAGGCCAGCTGCTGTGTTGCCACAGGTACTATGTGAGCTGAACTATATttaatttatctatttttttttttactgtggGGGATCAACATCCAATTTTGGCATTTTTGTTTTTGGTTCCTCTCGTTGATATAAAGGAACATAAAAGATATAAGTTTTATTCTCCTATTCTTGTGCATTCGCAATTTCTAAGTTCTATGAAGAAATCTGTATCTTTGATATGATACAACGCCCTATCAATACATAAAAATTctactttgattatttttaatCAAACTATTCCTAGAAGGATTTATGAGAATAAAAAACCTATTGACTTCCAATGATGAGAAACAAACCTGATGATTGTGAGCCAACAATTTATAGGTTAAACTGATTCCCAGACACTCTTTTGTTGTAACCTGTAACTACCTATCATGCGACTCGATTTAAGTATTAACTAGGTCCCTCTCAATTGATTAGTAATTTAGATCTTAACTGAACAATTAAATAGAATATGCCGCAGCACTAGCTGTGAAACTGTTCATCTGTTTCTCTTTATACTTTGACTCTTGGGACTTTGTGATCATTTGCTgaagaatttaaattttaacatttgtCACAAAAAGGGAACAAAATGCACTTTTCTTTAGTACAGAATATAAACAAAATGCCTCCATATTTCCCATCATTATCTGTATTCTCATTCACATATTATTCAGATTCTTTTCCCATGTTATGTAGGTTCTGATATGAAGTTAATGGAAATGACTGCTTACTAGAACCACTTATCATGTTATATGTGTGTATGATCTCTTGGCTTTCTACTGTGATATTGATTATTGGTTATTTTTATCTATTCATTCTTTTCTAGCTAGTTGACTCATCAACTCTCAAGAAGGAGGTTGCTGAAGGAGTTGACATCATGGTTGTAAGAGAGCTTACTGGAGGTAAATAtcctctatattttctttgtgaAGTTCATTTATCCTTTTTTTGTGTGTTATAGCTTGTGCAGTCACTCAAGTATAAATGGGGCTCTCTAATCTTACATGTCTTGATAAATAGATGATCctttccaacaaaaaaaaatgtataagatgcttttcttcaataattttgattttgatgtaAAGTTTGGCAAAAATATGGTGACAATCCTTCATTTTGCTTTTTAACAGGAATCTATTTTGGAAAACCTAGGGGTTTTGGAACCAATGACAAGGGTGAGGACATTGGTTTCAATACCGAAGTCTATTCTGCATCTGAGGTATTGGAAATTAATATTGAATCATTCCAGACCTATTTAGTTCTTGGACTAATAATATACTGATAGATATTCAAAATGTCTGTCCATCATACACCATTGACTTATGTGAATGACCTTAATATATCAAAGGTATTATGTATATCGACCTTTAGGTTTAACTCCTTTATTTAAATAGTAAACCTCATAAATTGAAATTTAAAAGTATCCACGAATTATTAGCACAAGATTTCTTACTTTTCTATATTTCTGTTGTCTAATGTCGATGTGTAAAGCTTTCTTATATAGAGGACAAGAAATATTTTTCAATTCCCagtccatttttctttttttttccccacatATTTTCCATTAATTACATCTTAACTTATAGAAGACAATGAGAGAACTCTTATTGCCATTTGGTTGTTATGAAAAGCATGCAAACATTCAAACATATCTTTATTGTGTGTAATATTACTTTCAAAAAGATGACTCggaaaaatggaaagaaaaagaaatgcggTGGCAAGTAGTTAGCCCATATCTCTCAACCTCTCTGACCCATTCTGTAATGGTTTCAACAAGAGTATATAACTACATGTGAAATTAAATCAACAATTTAGAGTCAAAAATTAATATACATAGATAACTATATAAATGACATGACAACTTATTAAAGTAGGAAGATAAAGTTCATATTATcctatatattataaaaaacaaATAGGAACATATGGAATTTTTAATACAAGTCTAACTAGAAAAGTTTAAAAAGGCTCATAATAATGTTACATCTATTGTAAACATAAtattcataaataaataaacaaataatttaACCAAAGCCAACAAATGAATTGATGATATGCTAAATAGTATGCAAGGCAAGATTTTAAAAACCGCCAAAATGGGATGGCACTGGTGGTACCATACTATTCTAGTAGAAAAATACGCAGTGTGTCAATATGGGATTCAATCCTGTATTGTGTGTCGATTTCGTTACTACACCAATTTTTCCAAAAACAAGTATGCCCACTGATATCAGTTTTTATATCCATGATAAAAGGCCAATAAACTATGTTGATTAACTGctgattttaaaaattaaataattttagtTAAACTGACATTATATTGTATTTTGCAATGGTAATATATGAAAGACTATATAGTACCAATAAAAGGTTTAACAATGCAAGAATATGTTTAATCTAGACGATATATAAAATGACATCTAAAGCATGTAAGTATTAAGATTTTAGTAATTGAGAGCTTATTCTCCTTCAAAATTTCTTGAACATTTTTTTTCCTGATTTGGCATTTGCTTTGTACTTTTACTAGTCTTCTAGtactatcattttttttctttctttaaagaGCGACTAATGCAAGTAGCATTGTGTTAGCTGTTATGTGTTAAACCGCAGTTTGCTAATTTGTTTATCTGACATTGGACAGCTTAGGACAGTCAAAACCATCTGAAATTTTCTAGTTATAACTTACATCACTAGCTGCTTTGGACATCCAAAATAATTAAGTAAAATGTTTACCAATCTTTAAGCTCAAACCTCACTTGAGAGGAAGTGGAGGTGACATTTGGTTAACATTCATGATGCTCTGCTATGTTTTTGGGATGTTTCGACATAGTTTAATTTATTTCTGGTTTTTTGGCGATCTGCCTTCCCTAGTTGTTCATGTTTATTTTTTCGGTTATTTCTTCCAAGATTGATCGGATAGCACGTGTGGCGTTTGAGGTTGCTCGAAAACGACGTGGCAAACTATGCTCTGTTGACAAGGCAAATGTGTTGGAGGTACCTTTAAGTACTTTTCCAAACAGTGCACTTATTCAATTCTACAAGTAAGAATGGAGATACGTATGACTTACTTTCATACAATTCCCAAAATAACAGACTGTTTTGGTCCctttccctcttgcacatgatTGTGTTGTAGCCTGCTTCATGATGGAATACTCTTGAGCGATATTCATCTATTGTTTGCCCCAATTGTTTTTATTAGTTGATCTCATGATTATGATTATGAAAAAAACTGGAGGCATCTTAACACAATCACATTATTACagctgtttgtttgtttgtttgttaaaACCCTCTTTTATTTGTTTAAGTTAAATTCTTGTTTTACGGAGTTACAATACTATTGTGTCGTAAACTTTACAATGGGATGCATGAGGATAATATAAAAGTGGGATTAAAAGTATGCCCTCTAGATGGGATAGGAAACTCCACAAGAGAGATATGAAATTGATAACCAGTTTGAAGATAACCCCATTGAATTGACCCctagaaaagatttttttttttttttttatgtgggtCCATTGCTTTCAATGAACTCAAGAGTTAATTGTTACTATTTCCAAAAATTGGACTTAATGCAAAAGTGCAGAATAAGAAGCCCGAATGTTCTAAAAGATAGAATTTGAATTTTACTAATTGCCCACTTTAACTTCTTTGGGTGGTTAACCATGGGCATGCCCCTAGTTTATGTCAACAAatatcttaaaatttatatttacattTGGATTTAAAATACACTCCATGTTATAATGTCAAAATAAAAAGTAAGACCCACTTATCTTTTTGTCATTTTAGAGTGGATTTGCCAAATTTGGTGACATGAAGATCAGTTCTTGTTATGAGCTTGAGTTTGCCAATTTAACGACATGGTGGTCAATTTGCATTGGATTTGCCTAGTTTAACATGGtggatactttgttttaattttgCATGTTTTAAGGATGTGGAGGTTGATTTTTCGTTGAATCTAACTAGAGTTAGAGGGTTAACTCTAGCTTGATTTTGAGAAGGCTTAGAGGGCTAACtttaatttgatttttgtatGGGCTGAGGACTAAAGCttaatttgatttttgtatGGGCTGAGGACTAAAgcttaatttgatttttttaggaTTTAGAGGTCTAAACCCTCACTTGAATTGTTTTGAAAGGGATAAActctaattttaattttgaacAAAGCCCAATTGCATTTGGTCAGACAAAGACCAAGTCCCATAATATTTTGAAAAGGGGTCACTCGCTAGGGTCTAAGAAGTCAAGCTAGCAAGCACTTCATAAATTCAAATATAGAGTACCGTACTTACGGACCATAAGATGGACTTAGAGGGCTGCATCCAACTTTCATTTTAATCCTGTTCAAAAGGCCAACCTAattgaaatttcaatttgacaATTGGTTTGAGAGTCAATATTCACCAGATTTATTCTCAATAAAGTTTGTAGACTAGGTCCCTTTTGAAGTGACTGGTTGAAGGCTCATAAACTAAGAACCCAATCTGAATTTAGTTAGCTATTTTAGCTCATTTTGGTATTTAGAGCTCTTTTTAGCAATAAGTCTTGAATATAGGTTTAAAAGGACAATCTCAAACAACTGAGGTTTGTATCTTAAATTCTAAATTATTTGAACTGAAATCACCTGGTATTCTAACTCATGCTTGGCACGTCTACGCCCATTCAAAACTTGTGCATTTGAATCCAGTATTGAATTTGGATAAGCCTATAATGGCTCAAAATTGATGTAGTATTTTCTGCAAATTACACTCATTGCTATTctgtaattttaaaaaatgttcTTGTATTGACAAAACTAATAAAGCCCATTTGTTACTTGAATCTTTGAGTTTAGAGGTAATACAGTGAATATCTTGGATGGATTCCAATGCACCTGGATTCTCAAGTCCTTTCTGCATGAtgcttaaaagtttttaatcttgacctcattttattttgtttttgattTGCAAGCTAGGATGTCTTCAGCCTAACAATGACTAAGTTCCACTATTCCATAAGACTAAAAGGATTTACTTGTGGACTTTAACAGGAAACCCAATATATCAAAACTCATTGCTTGAAGAATCAATGTGCCTTAGCCCTTCCTTCCTCCcactagaaaaagaaaagagaactcATAGCTTGAAGTTTGAAACTGGAAGCTTCTTTTGTTTGAAATCAAACTTCATTGTTCTAACCTCATTGTTTACAACATGACATTATAAGATATCAAGCCTGAAATTTCAATACTTGTTTCCAACTTGAAACCTGGACTTTAGTTTGTTAAACATGTTAAACATGAATTCTGAACTGTGAAATCTTGTTATGAAGAATTTGAGAGCTGAAATGTTAAGAGTCTGAAACCCAAAAACTTACAACTTGAAGCTTTACTGTCTGAGACCTACCTGAATGTTAAACCATTACTGTTCAAATTTGAAGCTTAAATCCTTAAACCATAATGTTAGGCACTTTACTATTTATTGCTTGACATCTGGAACCAGAACTATGTATTATTCAACACCCAAAAATTGAAACCGGTCATCTGAAAACTTCAAATAGGCATTCTTGTCCTCTTGAAGCTGAAATCAGGTGTTTTTTGAAACTGGAAACATGATTGCTTGAACTTAGACATAGTAGCTGAATTCTGAACCTTAGAGTTGAAAGCAAAAGCCACTTTTTTGAGACTTGAATTATGAAATCTGATTCCTGAATAATTATCATATGAAGCCTGAAACTTAGATTTTGAGTCATCATTTCTTAAGTTTGGAGCTTCAAAACTGAAGTTACATTGTTTGACACCTGAAACTTGACATGGAACATGGAGAAAAAACCTGGTTCCTTGCTGTCTTAAACTTTTCCGGATCATGGGTGCTAGATTTGTTACTGATTATTTACATCTTAAGAAGCATCACATTAACTATCTATCTCTGGCAGGAGTTAAGGAGGGAACAGGAGGGAttccaaaagaaaagacaacCTTGGAAGAACTCCTAGAAATCTCCAGCATCTAGCCCCTTTCTAGATGAGTTTGGTTCTATTTGAATCCCTTCAAAATCCCCGGCTTGAGGGCTTAACGCACAACCATTTAAAGTAAGCAGGATGACCCATGTTTCCATGCTTCAAAGTTCAAACAGATTCGGTGTCACCCATAAACGAAAAGCAAACGAAAAGCAAGCTATATTTCTCTTACTCATTAAGTGATTATCATCAGGTTGATTGTTGAGAAGTCAGCCATTGGATCACTTATGATGAGAGTTGGTTATAGGGTCGCTCATCAGAAATATATTTAAGATTTTGGACTGATGACAGGTTTGATCTCAACCATACTACACTGCGATATTTGAGAACTTATCACAGATCAGGTTAAGGTTGGTCTTAATTATCAAAGTCCAACTCAACCCCCCTGCTTGCTCGTTTCTTTATTTTGAATGGATCAGAGGATAGAGGAAAGTCAGGGAGGAAACACTTCTTTTACTCATATACTTCCTTGTCGGTGGAAATTGACCCATAATTAATAATCATCTTGGATTGATCTTTAATCAACTTGGAAGAGAAACAAGATAGGTGATTTGGTCAAAAATGGTTTGTAATGATCTGGTTACATAAGAAGAATAAATCTCTGACTAGATAGTACTCACGAGTATCTGTATTTTCTCTTGTGCATCATACTGAGCTATTCTTGCCTTTTATGCATTACATGACACTAAAAATTATCAAATCAAACTTAATTGATGTTGGATTTTGTTCTGGAATGACAAAGGTTTAAGATGCCTTCAACAGTAAATTGCAGACTTATTGCAACAAGCTGTCCTTTACTCCTAAATTATGTTGAAGCATATTTAATCCAATTCAGTGCTTATGGTTGACCCCTTGAATAATCTCAGGCTATTATTTGATCATTTTAGGCGTCAATGCTATGGAGGAAGAGGGTGACAATGCTGGCTTCCAAATTTTCTGATGTTCAGCTCTCCCATATGTATGTTGATAATGCTGCAATGCAACTTATTCGTGATCCCAAACAGGTTTAATTTCTTCTTTGAACTTCTTAATTTTTAGGTTCTCCATGTCTGAGGAATGGCATACAATGTTTGTGTCATACCATGCTACGTTTTGATATATATACCATGTCAGGTTGTATGTTCTTTTTCACTGACCGTCTTTCAATGCAGTTTGATACAATTGTTACAAATAATATCTTTGGTGATATTCTATCCGATGAAGCATCCATGCTTACTGGAAGCATTGGTATGCTTCCATCTGCCAGTGTTGGTGAATCAGTAAGTGTAAACTTTGCACATGTTTTCTGTCTCCAGATTTAGCATGTTCAGAAGGATATTTAGGTGCCTTGCAATTTAATATTATTAGGTATGCTTGGATGTTTTTTTGTAGGGTCCTGGCCTTTTTGAACCAATCCATGGATCTGCTCCTGATATTGCTGGGCAGGTTGATTAATCTCCagagtctctttcttttattttctttcctctTGCTTGCCAATTAATTGTACATTTTCATGTAATGTTCTTTCTTAACTTTCAGGACAAAGCAAATCCATTAGCAACAGTCCTTAGTGCTGCAATGCTATTGCGGTATGGCCTTGGTGAAGAGAATGCTGCAAAAAGGATTGAGACTGCAGTAATGGAAACACTAAATAGAGGTTTTCGAACTGGTGACATAATTTCTACAGGCATGGTAAGTGGACTTCTTTATATTTCCAACTTCTCTGAATTGATTTTGTAGCTACCAATGAACTTGGTTTCATTGCATACTCTGAATACCTTAATATAATATCTATCTGCCCTGTAAACCTGTAGCTCTGGTTGGACTATGGGctacaaaatatgaatttactgCAAGTTGGGAATAGATTGATTTGATCTGAAAATCAGTAAGAAATCTGCTATTGAGCAGCAGAAAATTCAATTCAGGTTAGGGGACAAGTAAATAGAAGGTAGCGGGAAATAGGAGAGAATaagagaggaagcaagaagatagGAACAAGGGAGAAAGGAGGCCTTTGACCTTTTATTTCAATATCAATTTCTAGATATAAATTCCATCCTGTGTACATGTTGCTAATGCCCTTTAATAGGCATAACCAGTCTCCTTCCTTTCCTAAATAGGACTCTAAAACAAATTCCAAAGATGGCCTGTTAAGATCAATCCCAGTCGGGATTATTCAGTCAGCACACCTTCCTAATTGAATCCTTTTCTCGACTCTCCAATCAATCTAGAGCCCTCTCAAACCTGGACACCTAAAGTTTCCTAAAAACCCTCAttgatatatttaataaaaagaaaaacttaacTAAATAAGATAACCTTCAGTGCAAACAAAAGACCTAGTCAAAGCCATGTTTGATTGCATTGCACAAAGTACCAGCAAGTACCTGACTGAACCAGTCCATTTCTGTTCTGGACTGCACCAATTTCCTCCTGGTGTGCTTTATCATGTCCCATGATCCTCGGGGTAATGCCACATGCTTTGTCTCACCCTTGGATCTTTAAAGCTTGATGGAGTCCAATGTGATTTCTCCTCATGATAGGTCTGTTGGATAACTGTAGTAGATTTTTATTCTCAATATTCACAAGCTTCTTGTTAAACTGCAAGAAGATATTGATAATTGGAACTTTTAGCTTATGATCAAATGGATCTAAGAAGCAGTGCATGATTAATATTATTGGCTGCTTAGGGATCTTGACTGGATGATCCTCACGTGATGAATCTTTGGTCAAAGGATCTAAAACCATTGAATTTATGAACATGGACTCATCATAGACTTGATCTTTGACGAGACATGACTTTGTTAGAATAGTTTGTTCCATGGTTGGATCTTCATCTGTTTGTTTTCATCTAAAAGGGCGTCCTAATGCACAAGACTCTCTCCATTCTAGGAGGGTCAAATGTATGCAGCCTTTTTCTTGGGTGCTGAGGAGCTATTCCCATATTTTGAATCCATGACACCTAGGTCagaatggagcaaccttaccattgccCTCCCCCCTAACCGTTTGTTTTCATCTGATAACTAAATTCTTTTCTTGTCCTGGACAGACTGAGATGCTGGAGTTCATTCGGTCATTTTCCACTGTACAGATAAGATTGTAGCTAGGAGTTTGGAATGATGGTGGAGTGGAACTGCAACAATAGGTTGTGCTGACTGCATCAAAGCTTCCAAACGAGAGAACTTGTCATCTAGCTTAGCATATAATTTAGTGAGATCCATATTCATGTCCACTTCTTGCTCATTGTAGGTGCGTCATTGTGATctgcctgctctgataccaaattgatgtaCCTCCAGTTGGACAATGAGCTACAAAATATGAATCTGCTGCGAGTTAGCGAATAGATTGATTTGATCTGAAAATCAGTGAGAAGTCTGCTATTGAACAGCAGTAAATTCGATTCAGATTAGAAGTTTGCGGCCTTTTCTTTCAGTATCAATTTATGAATACAAAATCCATTCCCTGTATTGCAGACCACTGATGCCTTTTAACAAGCGTGACCAGTTTCCTTCCTTccctaattaggactctaaaatAAATTCCCA
Encoded proteins:
- the LOC103714417 gene encoding 3-isopropylmalate dehydrogenase 2, chloroplastic, with translation MAALHANVRSFKTLDLYPKRSAPPRTWARFRCSATAPPRPRSYSVTLLPGDGIGPEVVSIAKDVLSVAGSHEGIEFRFREMPVGGAAIDSIGVPLPEETLAAAKESDAVLLGAIGGYKWDGNEKHLKPETGLLQLRAGLGVFANLRPAAVLPQLVDSSTLKKEVAEGVDIMVVRELTGGIYFGKPRGFGTNDKGEDIGFNTEVYSASEIDRIARVAFEVARKRRGKLCSVDKANVLEASMLWRKRVTMLASKFSDVQLSHMYVDNAAMQLIRDPKQFDTIVTNNIFGDILSDEASMLTGSIGMLPSASVGESGPGLFEPIHGSAPDIAGQDKANPLATVLSAAMLLRYGLGEENAAKRIETAVMETLNRGFRTGDIISTGMTLVGCKRMGVEVLRSVDSQTALTASL